The Gemella haemolysans ATCC 10379 nucleotide sequence CATTTAAAGCTGTAGTTTTAACCGGTACCTCTGGATTTTGAGTATCAGCTGCTAATAAAACTTTGTTGTTTTGTGTAGTTGCTGAGTAATCTACCACAGCAAGAGTAGAGATGATAGTTGCTGCCGATAGAACTTTTAATAATTTATTTGCTTTCATTTTATTTTGATTTCTCCTTATATTTCTTTATACATGACTTTATACAAAGGGATAAATTATCCCTTTGTATAAGAGTTTGTTTTATATTATTTGTTATTTTTTCTGCGTAGAACAAGAGCAGATAATAATACTAGTGCACCTAAACCAACAGTTGCTGTTGAACTTACTCCAGTATTAGCTAACGCTTTAAGTCCTTTAGCTACAGTTTGTGAAGTTTTTTGAACAGTAGTTTTTTCAACCTCAGTTTTCTTATCTTCTTTGCTTTCATTTTGTCCAAAGATATCTTGTGTTGATGGTTGTGCTTGTTCTTTTACTTTTTGCTCTTTGTTTAAATCATTGATATTTAATTCTGGTAATTCAGGTTGAACAAGAGCATCACCAGTTTCAGATTTTGGTATTTCGCTTAATGCTGGTAGTTCAGGTTGAATAAGAGCTTCACCTTTTTCTGCTTTCGATATTTCGTTTAATTCTGGTAATTCAGGTTGAACAAGAGCATCACCAGTTTCAGATTTTGGTAATTCGTTTAATGCTGGCAGTTCAGGTTGAACAAGAGCATCACCAGTTTCAAATTTTGTTTTATTATTTGATGGGTTAATACCTTCTTTTACAATTGTGTATAAACTGAAGTGGTTAGTGAAGAATGTAAGTTTTCCATCTTTATAAACACTTGGTACTTTTTCTAATTTATTACCATTTACATAGTAAACTTCTAATTTTTCATTCTCATTAGCCACAACAGCTACTGTAACTGCACGAGTTTCTCCTTGCTTATCGATTGTAGTTCCTTTAGAATCTGTGAAGTGTAAGTCAATTGTTTTAACAACACTTAGGTTTTCATCAGCTTTTTTAACAAGTTCTTCAACTTTTGCAACAGTTTCTTTGTCAGCTTTTTCAACTGAGAATTTAGATGCTTTTACAGTAGAGTTATCGAATGAAACTTTGATTTCTTCTGATGAACCATTTTCTACAACTTTAGCAACTAATGTATCTTTAAGAGATGCAGTGTTAACTATTTCTTTCAGTTTTGCAGCTTCTTCTTTATTTACATCTTTATCAGTAGCGATATTAGCTAATGCTACTTTTTTAAGTTCTTCTAATTTTGCTTGTTCTTTTTCAGCTTGAGCCTTAGTAGCAGCTTCTTTTTCTAATCTTTCTTTTTCAAGACGATCAGCTTCAGCTTTTTGAGCTTTCTCTTTTTCAAGTCTTTCTTTTTCAGCTTGAGCCTTAGCAGCAGCTTCTTTTTCTAATCTTTCTTTTTCAAGACGATCAGCTTCAGCTTTTTGAGCTTTCTCTTTTTCAAGTCTTTCTTTTCAGCTTGAGCCTTAGCAGCAGCTTCTTTTTCTAATCTTTCTTTTTCAAGACGATCAGCTTCAGCTTTTTGAGCTTTCTCTTTTCAAGTCTTTCTTTTTCAGCTTGAGCCTTAACAGCAGCTTCTTTTTCTAATCTTTCTTTTTCAAGACGATCAGCTTCAGCTTTTTGAGTCTTTTTCTTTTCAAGTCTTTCTTTTCCAGCTTGGGCTTTAGCAGCAGCTTCTTTTCTAATCTTTCTTTTTCGGCTTGAGCTTTTGTAGTTTCATCTTTGTGTAATGATGTTACTTGATCAGCTGTTAGTGGAGTAGCACCATCCCAATTGAATTTAAGTGTTGCTGCAACATTTGAATGACCTCTTAATGGTTTGCCGTCTACTGATACTGAGAATGTAATAGTTTTCTCAGTTAATTTTTCAGGACTTGTGAAGTGGAATACTTTTTCATGGCTTTCACCACCAAGATCAGTTCTTTCAGCTGCAGTACCATCAACAGTTAAAGTATCTACAGTTCCTACAAGAGACGCGATATTTAAATCTTTAAATGTTAGATAGTAGTTGTAAGTATCATTTACTTTTTCAACACGAGTTTTTTCGTGTACTAATGCACCATCTGCCATTGAAGTTCTATTAGATTCATGGAGATTATTAATTATAGCTGGAACTAAGTTATTAGCAGCTTCTTCTTTTACTTTTTCTGCAGTAGGGAAGTCTAAAGAAATAGTGTTTTCTGCATTTCTTTCTTCGAATCTAGGTTTAGCTCCACCTCTAGTTTGAACACTGATTACAGTATCTACTTGAATTTTATCTAGAAGAGAATCAGTTAAGATTTTACCTTCTTTAAGTTTAGTTGTAGCATCAACTTCAGTAAAGTTAACTTCAGTTCCTTTATAAGTAAGTTTAGAAACTGTAAATGGTTTATTACGTAGTAAGTAAGTAGAAGATTTCCCTTCTTTTACTTGGATAGTGTATTGATATTTATCTCCAACTTTTTCAACTTTTACATCTTTAACAAATGCATCTTCGTAGATTGAACTTGAATCAGTTGTTCTACCATTTAATTCTCCTTTAATAGTAGCTGGAAATGTAGTAGGAACTTTATCAGCAGCTACTTCGTGATCAGGTACTGAAGGTTTAGCAGGTGTAACTTCTTTAGGTTTTTCTACTTTAGGGAAGTCTAAAGCTATTGTACTTTCAGCAGCTCTGTCTTCGAATCTAGGTTTAGCTCCACCTTTTGTTTGAACATTTAATACAGCATCTACTTGAATTTTGTCTAGAAGAGAATCAGTTAAGATTTTCCCTTCTTTTAGTTTAGTAGCAGCATCAACTTCAGTAAAGTTAATTTCAGTTCCTTTATAAGTAAGTTTAGAAACTGTGAATGGCTTATTACGTAATAAGAAGTTAGTAGATTTTCCTTCTTTAACTTGGATAGTATATTGATACTTATCCCCAACTTTTTCAACTTTTACATCTTTAACAAATGCATTTTCATAGATTGAAGCAGTACCAGTAGTTCTACCATTTAATTCAGCTTTTACTGTAGTAGGGAAAGTGTTAGGAACTTTATCAGCATCAACATTATGGTCAGCAGCTGTTGGTGTTGCTGGTTTTGGTTCTTCTTTTGGTTTAGTTGGTGCAGGCTTAACTGGTTTAGGTTTAGCAGGTGCAACTACATCTTCTAGTTTTACAGGTCTTTCCTTATAGTCAGTAGCTGTCTCATAGTATAGTTTTAATGTAACAAAGTGTGACATTAAAGCACCGTTTGGATATGGAGCAGTACCGTCTAATTGAATTTTTTCTAATAGTTTATCAGTAATGATAGATCCTTCTTTTACTGAAGAATTACCATTTGTTGCTAAAGTAGTTAATGGAACATCTTTACCTTGGTATGCTACTTTATGTAATTCAAATGGATAGAATTCTCCACCTACATCAGCAAGACCTTTTTTGAATCTTAAAGTATATTTGTATTTATCTCCAACTTTTTCAACTTTAACATAGTTATCCAATGCAGAACCGTATAATGATTCTTCATCGTTGTTGTTAGCATTTCTTAAATGTCCTTGAACGTGGATAGGGAAATCTTTTTTAATAGTTCCTTTGTATTCAACGTCTTT carries:
- a CDS encoding LPXTG cell wall anchor domain-containing protein, yielding MANENEKLEVYYVNGNKLEKVPSVYKDGKLTFFTNHFSLYTIVKEGINPSNNKTKFETGDALVQPELPALNELPKSETGDALVQPELPELNEISKAEKGEALIQPELPALSEIPKSETGDALVQPELPELNINDLNKEQKVKEQAQPSTQDIFGQNESKEDKKTEVEKTTVQKTSQTVAKGLKALANTGVSSTATVGLGALVLLSALVLRRKNNK
- a CDS encoding NEAT domain-containing protein, translating into MKNTTLLKVLSATAIFSAVAAIEAYDQDSFAFAAEETPVVANTTTSSTKTTTTQPTAQASTTGETNSQATPAANSAAAPATTSVVAPATTAPKAEEPATVAQDVKALKDGEYKITAEALKFDAEGSPSMAAAAIDNDKTKLIVKNGQYSVNVSFKPITFGGLKGYLGDLKYYDGDKTHENRKEIQKSEFKDSTIVENYSASDTDNFVNFYKKEFPGRTVYPKTVNYNVDKNKIDSNNKLETFTEVFVPVMASINPDSGTQKMTLKFDLSSLARKKVTADNYQAATYENPNKDVEYKGTIKKDFPIHVQGHLRNANNNDEESLYGSALDNYVKVEKVGDKYKYTLRFKKGLADVGGEFYPFELHKVAYQGKDVPLTTLATNGNSSVKEGSIITDKLLEKIQLDGTAPYPNGALMSHFVTLKLYYETATDYKERPVKLEDVVAPAKPKPVKPAPTKPKEEPKPATPTAADHNVDADKVPNTFPTTVKAELNGRTTGTASIYENAFVKDVKVEKVGDKYQYTIQVKEGKSTNFLLRNKPFTVSKLTYKGTEINFTEVDAATKLKEGKILTDSLLDKIQVDAVLNVQTKGGAKPRFEDRAAESTIALDFPKVEKPKEVTPAKPSVPDHEVAADKVPTTFPATIKGELNGRTTDSSSIYEDAFVKDVKVEKVGDKYQYTIQVKEGKSSTYLLRNKPFTVSKLTYKGTEVNFTEVDATTKLKEGKILTDSLLDKIQVDTVISVQTRGGAKPRFEERNAENTISLDFPTAEKVKEEAANNLVPAIINNLHESNRTSMADGALVHEKTRVEKVNDTYNYYLTFKDLNIASLVGTVDTLTVDGTAAERTDLGGESHEKVFHFTSPEKLTEKTITFSVSVDGKPLRGHSNVAATLKFNWDGATPLTADQVTSLHKDETTKAQAEKERLEKKLLLKPKLEKKDLKRKRLKKLKLIVLKKKD